A stretch of Macadamia integrifolia cultivar HAES 741 chromosome 7, SCU_Mint_v3, whole genome shotgun sequence DNA encodes these proteins:
- the LOC122083218 gene encoding uncharacterized protein LOC122083218: MSTYLSVSLLKKVLEVVETIRSSRSRVPNFEPPQIEANGAVSNCTKCLHCRGSSKLYTRRWLPENTEPKVLIFLCHGYAMECSISMKGRGIQLAICSVWD, translated from the exons ATGTCTACT TATCTTTCTGTATCACTGCTTAAGAAAGTCCTTGAGGTAGTTGAAACCATCAGGAGTTCAAGATCAAGGGTTCCCAATTTTGAGCCGCCTCAAATTGAAGCTAATGGTGCAGTTAGCAATTGCACAAAATGTCTTCATTGTAGGGGTTCCTCCAag CTTTACACACGCAGATGGCTCCCTGAAAATACAGAACCAAAAGTCTTAATCTTTCTCTGCCATG GTTATGCCATGGAGTGCAGCATCTCTATGAAAG GAAGGGGAATTCAGCTTGCAATTTGCAGTGTATGGGATTGA